TGTGGGAGGGTATAATGGCTCTCAGTATCCTCTTAGTATCCTTGGCTAAGTGAAGCTACCCCTGTGAGAGCCCAGTGGCCTACGGCCTGAGGGACCAGAAGGACAGCATTGCTGCCTGTATTGGTCCATTCACTTGCTGCCTCCTCGCCCTGAACCACAAGCCTGTCATCCTGCTTCATGGCACAATCCCGAGGGGAAGGAGTGGGAGCATGCGCACGTGAGGCATGAGCAGGCACGTGCACTGTGGAGTTCTTACTAAGACATGGTTCTTTCAAAATAGAgccacctttttaaaaagaaaaggaagtaaaaggaaGCCTTTATTGCAAgtattaaaaatgacaaaagcaaaaaagagaaagaaagaaagctattCTCCATATAAATGCCTTTTAGTCCTTTCCTGTCAGGATAACCTAGAGGATTTTAGATGACAATTAATTACACTTCCGTGTGACTGCCTGGAAATGGAGAGATGCTAAAAGTCTGGGATGCAGCATGAATATGATGATGAGATTCTGTGACTTGAAGAGTCACAGAACCTaatctgcccctgcccccagccccctcccggTACCTGGGGAAGAAGAATGAGGCTCATGCCAGTTTCTTTGTGCTGGATTCTGAattcctcccacccacccaatGTTGCACGAGAGTTGGCTACAAACAGAGGGAATTTGGCCCGAGAGAAGCCTGCAGAATTTGGGAGTTTTAAGTACTGGTCAGCAACAATGTTTTGCTACATTTTCAAAAAGGGTCTTAGAAATTCCAGAATGAGCAGGACCCTTCTCTGACCCAAAACAACATATGGGCAGCCAGATGTATGACATGCaatttctagggttttttttttaaagaaatactactCTTAATAAACAACTTGTGCCTTTTGCCAGCCCAGCACTCTCTCTTTGTCCTCTCCAGGCAACGTGACGGCAGCCGTTTCCGCTCAGCAGTTATATATCACCCAAGCACTTCACCCTCCGCTGAGGCAGGGAAGCATCTCAAATGTAGCCCTGGGAGCAGGATTCGGGTCTTGGCTGGCAGCCACGATGGCCTCTCATGCCCCCACCTAATGTGGATGGATGGCTGTGAGTCAGAAGGTGGCCCCTGTCCCcgctgagggctcctagtgaCGTTCATTCACTAGGCCCCTAGCATCCTCCCCGCCTGCTCAGCTCTGCAGCGATTTCCCACACGGCAATGAGAGGCCCCTCTGCCATCCGGCCAAGAGACCTTCTCCTGTCAGCATGAAGCCTCAGGGAGGGAGAAATATCCTTCTCTCCCAGGAGGTGTGGCCACCCTAGTCCAATCACTCATCCCAATTCACATGTGTAAAATGACTGGAAATGGCGATGATGTCGGTGATAACAACACCACTTAACATTCAGAGTGTTCACTTTGTGGTAAATGACTCATATGAAACACCTCGCTGTGTTTTCACAAAAACCCTTGTTCATCAAGTCGCAACTGAGCAAGGACTGTGGAATCAGCCAGGACCGGGGGAAGATTTCTGCTGCGCCACTCAagagctctgtgaccttgagaaagtcctTCAACCCCTTTAGGCCTCACTCTCATCTGATAAATGGGGAGACTGAGGGCCGCTCTGCCCTCTTCCTACAGAGAGTGCAAGTTCACAGAGAAATACCAGAGATAAGGGATGTGACAGCCCCTAGGAAACTGGAAGGCACTTTCCACACGTACAAGGCTTGGGCAGGCTTTGGTCCAAGGTCGCACAGCTGGTTCATGGCTGGCCAGGAACTAAGGCCCAGGTGTCGGAACTCCCAGGCCAAACAAACAGAGCTGCTGTTCCCCTCAGCCCGGCGGAGCCCGGAGCCCAGCAGCTGGCATGGAAGGCTGCTCTCCACGGGAACTCCCCACGGCTGACTTCCCCATCTCCTGAGACCAGCTCTTCGCCCTCATGCATCACCACCGGcgcagctgcctctggctctgaaTGTTCAATACACTCACCCCCACACTctcatacacacccacacactcgCTCTCTCGTGGTCACACACGTATCCATAGCTTTCATCGTACAGATGATCAGAATTCCCAGAACTGGTCCTGTAAGCAGGGATTTGTCAATATCCTGGGAAATTCTGGAACCCTCAAGCTAGCACTACTCTTCAAGATGAAGCTTTCCGGAGGTGGGTaggaattaatgaaataaaaaaggtgCCTCTGGGGTAGCCATGTGTTTCTCtagcaaattttatttcttttttgtgaataCTGTAAGATCCAGTCACTCTGACTCTTTAAAAAGTGGTTCTTCTTTGATTAGACTAGATGGCACTGTGGTATCACCCTTTTGATGACCAAGAAAATCTTGTTTCATTTCAAATAAGTTTGCTTTAGCTAGGGACAGTCCCAGAGGCTGAACCCACTCCTTGAGGGGTCCTGGTTATCTCATGGCAAATTTCCGAAAGATTCCACCAGAGGACAGTGGCCACCAAATACATAATCCAGACCACATTAATATTGGGTGTCTACAGACCATGTTACACCCTGCCCTATATGtccaaaaagattttaaaaggcacACGTGCCCTGTGGAACTCCAGACAAGGCTAGGATCCCATAGTGGCCAAGACCTCATTTTTACTCCTCTGCCACAGTCACGGCTGTGGAATTCTACTTTTACCCTCAGGAGCTTTTTATATCACCACCCCTCCCTACACCTACAGGCTCCACCGGCAAGAGGGATTATTTTCAATATTGCCAACTTGTTTGGGAACTTCTTAAATACCAGCATCTTGTGGTGACAATGCCTTACACAATTCTCACAATGCATTGAGGCAGCAACCTTCCTAGGGCCAAGGTTCTCTTAAGATGggggtaaaacaaacaaatggttaAAGCTGGAAGGGAAATGAAAGTTCAACAGATTCTCCCCAGATTCCAGAATTCAAaaagaacactgtaaactgaGGGATGGAAAAGTGAGTAGGGAATGAGGTTTCCTCTAAATCTTAGTGGTGACCAGAAAGTCAGAGGGCCCTGTTCGCCTGCAGCTGGACAGAAGAAACTGCACTGGCTGTTGCATTCCAAGAGGCACCAACAAGACGTCGCCATGTTCCAGGGCACAGAGAACCCCTCACCATGAGGGGTtgggaaggcagaggaagaagttGGGAGCCTGTCCAGTAGGCAGACGCTGTTGCAACAGTAGCAGCCTCGAGGACCCCTGTGGTCACCTCCACGGGAAGGCAGAGAGCACGGCCATGTCAACCAGACTCACTCTGTCCGTTCCCTGGACTCCCTGCCGCAGCCCAGATTTGTTTTAGGGAGAGTGGCAAAACGGGAGCCCTGACTGGGGCAACTGCAACCCAAAGAGCCCTTCCTACCCCTCCTCTTTTATGGTGCTCCATGACTTCCATCAGCCCGGCGCTGCAGTTGGATGGGAGGAAATGCCCTAGCTTCAAAAGCAACTGGCTATAAAGGCTCTTCATAAAACAGCTCTTTCCGCATCAGCTCTGGGTTCCCAGCAAGTGGGCTGGCGGTGCCCTGTTCCGGGGCCCAGAGTTTGTAAATCTGGAGCGGCTTCTCAAGACAGAAACCCACTGGGATCCCGGGCAGCGCCTTTCGGCCCGCGGGGTGCCCCCTCGCGCTCGCAAAGCGCCGCGGATGCCCCGGGAGCAAACTGGAGTGAGGGGTGCAAGCTGGTATCGAGAGTTCTCTCTGGGTGTCCACAAACAGCCGCAGAGAGATACTCATTCTCCCAGGGAGAGCAGGGCCagtggagagaaaggaggaaaaaggcgACAAAagtcaggaagggagagaaagaaaccaaaaggtgaaagagaaaggagaagcaaAGTGAGAGGAAAACGGAGGCAGAGCGAGCGGCCAGGAGCTGACAAGATCGCGAGCAcgagaaagagagaaaggcaaaCAGAGGAAgcgagaggaaggaggaaaggtgGAGAATGCGGGAGCGGGAAAGAAGAGAGAGCGATGGAGGCTTGGGAACCTGAGCGCGGAGAAAAGGAGAGGGCTGGAGGGTCTCGGGGACGCTACACGCCGAGCGCGGTTCTTTCCGGCGCTCCAGTGTGGAGCCTGCGTGCGGTACCTTGTCCCGGCGGCGGCCGGGGGGCGCTCGTTCCGGGCCTCCCGGCCGCTTCCCCCGCGCGCACTCCTAGCCGCCAAGCAGGCCAAcctgcaggcaggcagacagTCGAGCCGTCCCGGGTCGGAACCCACAGCTTCCTGCGGCCGCCACAGCACCGGGAGCGCGCGCGCCAGGGCGCCCGGCGCCTGCCCAGCCTGGGCGCCACTGTAGGGGCGCCGAGGTGTCCCCCCGGGTGCCGGTAGCGGCCGCCGCGCCTCCTGGCCctccgcccggcccggcccgcgtCCGCTCCCGCGCTCCCGGGCCCTGCTCCGCCGCGGGTGCGCACTTACCTGGACGGTCTCAGCCTGGCGTCGCGCTTGCCGTCCACCACGGCGGGCACGCAGCTGGTGAGCTCGGTCCAGTCGGCGTGCAGTCCGCAGCTCCAGCCTGTGGAGAACCTGGAGAAGAGCCAGGTCTCCCGCTTACCCGGCCGGTGGCAAGTGCATTTCTTCTGACCCACGCGGCATTCGCACGGTTGCTCCAGCTGGATGTTGCGCACCAGGTGGCGGCCAAAAGTGGTGCCTCCGGTCTTCTGGATGTGCAGGAACACGATCAGGTCATCGCCCTTGATGTCGAAGTCTACCTTGCGCAGGAGGTCGCCGCGGCTGAAATTGTAACGGGGCACGAACCTGGCGGAGCTCTCATCCTCCGAGCGGTACGGGTCTGGCATCGGGGAGCTGAACGCCTGCAGGCGGAGGAGCTGGCATTCTGTGCCGGGGCACACGTATTGGAGGACGATCACGGCAAAGAGGAAGAGCATCACCAAAGCCAGCAGCAGCTTGTTGGATTTCTCATCCATGTTCCCGACGCTGGGGGAAACCCAAGCTCCTTACGTCAATCCCGCAGCTCAGCCCGCGCTCGCCGTGCGCCCGCACCGCCCCCTCGCCCTGGCGCCGCCGTTGcgcccctttccccctcccctcggCACCGAGTACTCcaccgcggcggcggcggcgcccttCTCCGCTTCCTTCCTTCCCGGCAGGCTCAGCGCTGTGGCTTCTGCCGCAcacaccccccctccccccgacTCCTTCccgctggccgcctgccctctccccgcGCTGGAGCTCTCCGGAGCCGCTTCGCGGGGTTTCGTACCCGTGGGACCCCGCCTGTCCTGGCTGCCCCACTCCCCAGCTTACGCCCCGGGTCTGAGCCCCCGCGCGTCTCGTTCCACTCTCGGTGGCTCCGTGGCTCCCATTCCCATCCTGCTTCGCCCACCGGACTGTCCCCGGCGTGTCTGCCCCCAGTCCCCTCGGCGCGCACGCAGCCGCCTCCTCGCCTGCCCGACTCTCGGGCTCCCTCCCCGTGCGCCCCGAAGCCCTCCTCTTGCCGGCACCCGGTTGCCCACCTTGAGGGCTGCCTCGACAGAGCTCGGAGCCGGGCGTTCGGAGTTCCCCTGAGGGAAGAAGTCTGCTGGCAGCCCGGCTCGCCAGCGGCGACGCTGCGCTCTCGGTGCTCCCGGAACCGCGCGGAGGGAGCCGCAGCGTGGCCAAACGCTGCGCgcctctgccccccccccacccccgccgagCCCGCCTGCCACGGGCCAGCTGGAACTTTGCGCCTTTTCCTCCCCGCGCGGCTGCCTTCCCTCCCCGCACGGGTCCCGCGCGCCCCGGCTTGGGAGCGCGAGTCCCGCTTTCGCCTAAAACGTACCTGGCTAGGGGGCCGAAAATCTTGGAGAAGATAGCGCCGAGCACGTGCTTCAGCGAGTGGCCCAGGGCGGCCAGGCCCCGGGTGAGCAGGGCCCGGCAGAGGGAGCCCAGGTCCCAGCGTCTCCTGAAGTCGTGCATCCGCCTGCGGCGGCCTCGGGGCAGCAGCGCGAAGAGAGGGGCGCGCGCGGCTCCCGCCAGAGAGGAAGAAGCCTTTAGGGGCTCGTCCAGGAGCGTCTGGGAGTTGAATCCGCGAGACACACCCCTAGGAGGGCCCGCGCGGACTGAGGCGGCGACTGATCCGGGCCGGCTTGCTGCCAATTCGGCCTCTACTCTGGAATGCCGGCGGGGACAGGTGGTGCGGGCGGGCGCTCCTCGCTCCGGTTGCAACGGCGGCCCGAGCGCCCGGGCTGCACACGCAGGCAGTGCCATTCCCCCCTTCAGGCAACTCAGGGTACTAAGGATCAGGAGCGAGCTTGAATTTATGTAATAATGCCTCACGCCTAAGAGCTCAAACCACTTCACAAGCAGAGGACCTGAGTTGTCTCCTGTGTTGGGGGAACGGAGGTCACTCCAGTGAGCGCATCACTCCACTTTGGCTTGTAATTTCAACCTCCCCTAAAATAGCAAAGGCGCAAATTGGaccttttccctctctccttgccAATTTCCATTCTCCAACGGAAGCGGGGGCATTTTCTGAAAAGGTAAGTCAGCATGAAGGAAAAGCATGACCAAAAAACGTTACAGAATGGGCGTATGAGCTTCTTTAGAACAGAGAATGGCCCTCacttctctcttcttgctcaATCCCCGGTACCTACAGGAAGACTTCACTCAAATAAGGTTTATTAAAGGAAAGGTACATGACTAAATACTACATTAGATTGGGGCCATTTAACCCAAGGTGATGTGATcaggaaactggggcccagagaggggaagtgatgtgcccaaggtcacacagcagagcctcagggcttgaacccaggaagcCATCCATTTCCTAACAGCCCTCTCCTAATAAATAGGTGCAGGCCATCCTCGAGCTCCATTGCCCGAAAGATTCTTTCCAGCTGCAGGGCCAGGAATtagcaaagaaagaaggaatgtcCCCTTACGACAGGGTCCTCAGGACTTAGGACTCAGACTGTTCCCATCCGATTGATTGGGTGGAGCTCGCTGTATATTGGCAGCTGGTATTTCCGTGAATGAGTGCCCACTCCGTCCAGTCCCATCGCTGTGTaaggggcagggggtggcagCAGTGTTTCAGAACAGCAATGTTGGGGGCTTGGGGGCCAGCGAGCTGAGTCCTGGGGTGGGatcaagtccctcccagtgtctCCCTCAGAACATTTCGTCCCTCGCTGAGCTCTGCTCCATCCCTCTTCTGTCCTCTCTGTGCATTGAAACAGCAGTTTCGTTTTCTGTAAAGTGGGATGAATTCCTCCTTTTTTACCATCTGGATCACTGTGAGGATGGCCTTTGGACAACTCCAAATGTGAGGCTGTGTTTACCTGCTGCTCTAAGCTCTGATGTGCTGGCTGAGTCTTGGGCCAATTAAGGCAGCGGCCCTTCTCCGGCGATTTCACAGCTGTGCCCCTTGCCCTTATCTCCCTCCAGACTTCCCCAGTCCTAGTTGAACTTCCATGTGCCCTAGAACCTACCAGAGACAGTAAGAGACCCTTTGTCTGGCTGCAGGCATGAGGGGTTCTTGAGAACCCTGAATTTCAGGCATTTTACCTGTCGGGAGGCTCCTGGGGAGGGAGACTCTGACTGATGAACTTGTACTAAGGAGCCAGATGCAGCAACTTACGAGGTATAGACCTCCTAGCATTCCCAAGAGCTCCCCTCTTGGACATGTCTGCGAGCCATGGATGTGGGAAGCCAGGGGGGTGGCTCAGGAGCTCAGCTGGTCAGCAGTCCCTCCCTTCACTTGGGCCATCCAGTCAACGTCCAGTAGGTGGCTCTCATGGTGCCATCTGAGGACACTCCTCCCCACCGCCATTACACCATCATAATGACCTTCAGTGGGTCCCTGGGAAAACACTTCTGTAACGGTGGGTCACACATTCATGCCCCCAGCAACCAACTCTGGAGTTCCTACTCTAAGAGAGATTAGTGGGATTGGAATATGGAAATTGCCTTGCAGGGGGATGGGACAGTGGTAACCAGAACAGGGAAAAATCAGGACTTATTCATTTAGGTCAGGAAGAGAAACACAGGCACACACTCACAGTCTGGCTCTCAAAGAGAGGGGCAGTCACATGGGTGGTTTTGCTCTGCGACAGGAAGGAACAGGATGGAGCTGTAAAGTTCAGTTTCTGAGATCGAATAGGTCACTACCAATCTAGTGTGAGTACGTACACCAGCTCACTGGAGGATATTTGCATTTATAAGCCTTTCCTCCCCCCTTCTTACGctgtaagaaaaacaaataaatgaatctcTCATGGTGTATTTCATACATCAGGATTCCTAAAAGTGGAAAAACTGTCTttggtggggagcaggggagccCACAAGTCTCGGGGGATTCTTCCTTGGGTGGAGAGGCTCCCTGCTAAGAAGAGGGAACTCTTCCTGCATGTGTCCCAAGAGCCACGTAGTCCTGAGGCCAGTCCTGGGCCTTGGCAGGACATGCCAAGGCCTCTTGCAGTTCTGGGCTGGGCCCCTCTTCCAGGAACTGGTTCCTCTCAGGAACTGAATCACAAAGATCCAGAGGCTCTAGAAATCAGACCTATTTTGGAGATTGGGGCTGGGGACAAAAGAGGAAGTGAACCGGCTGAATTGTCAGGTCTGTGGCTTTGCGTCTCCTGATCTCCTAGGGTAACCTGAGTTGctgcatgtgtatatatttggGATGCAGCATTTGGAAGGTGAGGAGGACTCTGCAGTCTGATCAGGGCTTCTGGTTGTCTCCACAGTGTGCtgtgcttttcattatttttccagaACCTTGTCCTGCCACGGTTCTCACAAAAGGTTGACGATTCTGGGAGCATTCGGGTCAGCCTGGCTTGCATACTAAGCAGAAGTTTGCATCTGGTTGCTGGAGTCTGGGAAAACAGCAGGAGATGGTTGAGAGAGCACCGGCCTGAGAGTCCAGAGACCTGGGTTCTTGTCTTGACAGCCACTAATGAGACCCTGTATGACTGTGAGGAAGATGCCTGTTGGTCTTGGGCTCAGCATCCCTCTTTGTAAGAAGGGAAAGTCGACGTTGTGATTCAAAAGACGTTTCCCTACTCTAACGTTGTAAGCCACGCGCTATCTTGTCTTTCTCAAGGGCCAACATGCTGCCAGACCCTCAGCACCTGGCTGCAGGGGAGAGCCTGGTCCTCCCTGCTTTCTGTGACACTCCCATGGTTGGGACCCACCAGGCCATCAGCACCTGAACTTGTTCTGAGCCTATGTGACAGGGGTAACAGCAGGGTCCCTGTTCAAATTGGAACAGAGACAGTGAAAACTTGATATCAAAGAACATGCTGGCACTCTTTATTCAGGGCGGAAAACCCTAAGAAAAGATGTTTTCCCCTTATCCTGAGCATTTGCCACACTGCTCTTTCCAGCtgtcactaatttaaaaaataaaaacaaaaagctcatACTCTCAATGATAGATGATTTTTGTCACAAAGATTGAAGGCATGCAAACTATTGTGTCACTCTGTGGCTGTTCTGATGCATCTCC
This Camelus bactrianus isolate YW-2024 breed Bactrian camel chromosome X, ASM4877302v1, whole genome shotgun sequence DNA region includes the following protein-coding sequences:
- the HS6ST2 gene encoding heparan-sulfate 6-O-sulfotransferase 2 isoform X1 — encoded protein: MALPACAARALGPPLQPERGAPARTTCPRRHSRVEAELAASRPGSVAASVRAGPPRGVSRGFNSQTLLDEPLKASSSLAGAARAPLFALLPRGRRRRMHDFRRRWDLGSLCRALLTRGLAALGHSLKHVLGAIFSKIFGPLASVGNMDEKSNKLLLALVMLFLFAVIVLQYVCPGTECQLLRLQAFSSPMPDPYRSEDESSARFVPRYNFSRGDLLRKVDFDIKGDDLIVFLHIQKTGGTTFGRHLVRNIQLEQPCECRVGQKKCTCHRPGKRETWLFSRFSTGWSCGLHADWTELTSCVPAVVDGKRDARLRPSRNFHYITILRDPVSRYLSEWRHVQRGATWKASLHVCDGRPPTSEELPSCYTGDDWSGCPLKEFMDCPYNLANNRQVRMLSDLTLVGCYNLSVMPEKQRNKVLLESAKSNLKHMAFFGLTEFQRKTQYLFEKTFNMNFISPFTQYNTTRASSVEINEEIQKRIEGLNFLDMELYSYAKDLFLQRYQFMRQKEHQEARRKRQEQRKFLKGRFLQTHFQSQSQGQNQNLSQNPSQNPNPNVNQNVTQNMTQNLTQSSGQNSSLKENQESQKQNPGQEPGDGHTSPGTSDYMGSVEKWR